Proteins from one Xenorhabdus griffiniae genomic window:
- the fliL gene encoding flagellar basal body-associated protein FliL, giving the protein MSDYSYEHKRTNPIWMILLVLIAVLGVAIGGYSWWVMNQSANNSTEKTKAIDAPVFMTLEPFTVNLIDNEEHFDRVLYVGITLRLTDEKIRQRFHAYLPEVRSRMLLLLSRQKAADLAKDDGKMNLVADIKQTLHPTLIPGEPDQEITDVLFTTFILR; this is encoded by the coding sequence ATGTCTGATTATAGCTACGAGCATAAACGCACAAATCCAATTTGGATGATACTGTTAGTATTGATTGCTGTTCTTGGTGTTGCCATCGGAGGGTATAGCTGGTGGGTAATGAATCAGTCAGCCAATAACAGTACAGAAAAAACCAAAGCCATTGATGCTCCCGTATTTATGACTTTGGAGCCTTTTACCGTCAATTTGATTGACAACGAAGAGCATTTCGATCGTGTTCTCTACGTTGGCATCACATTGCGTTTGACTGACGAGAAAATCCGTCAGCGCTTCCATGCATATCTGCCAGAAGTTCGTAGTCGTATGTTGCTGTTATTATCTCGTCAGAAAGCCGCTGATCTGGCAAAAGATGACGGCAAAATGAATTTGGTGGCAGATATCAAACAGACATTACACCCGACACTAATACCCGGTGAACCCGATCAGGAAATCACCGATGTATTGTTTACTACGTTTATTCTGCGATAA
- the fliM gene encoding flagellar motor switch protein FliM, with product MSDNILSQAEIDALLNGDSASADDVEQTASQENEVRPYDPNTQRRVVRERLQSLEIINERFARQFRMGLFNMLRRSPDITVGAIRVQPYHEFARNLAVPTNLNLVHLKPLRGTALFAFEPSLVYIAVDNLFGGDGRFPTKVEGREFTYTEQRIINRMLKLALDAYRDAWDSIFKLEVEYVRSETQVKFTNITTSPNDIVVTTPFQVEIGALTGEFNICIPFAMIEPLRERLTNPPVENVRQEESQWRESLVKQVQHSELELVANFVDIPLRLSKILQLKRGDILPIEKPERLIVHVDGVPVLTSQYGTLNGQYALRVEHLINPVLTALDEEKPNE from the coding sequence ATGAGTGACAATATTCTTTCACAAGCGGAGATCGACGCTCTGCTCAATGGTGACAGTGCCTCTGCTGATGACGTAGAACAAACTGCGTCCCAAGAAAATGAGGTTCGCCCTTACGATCCCAATACGCAACGCCGTGTTGTACGCGAACGTTTGCAGTCACTGGAAATCATCAATGAACGTTTTGCCCGCCAATTCAGGATGGGGCTGTTTAACATGCTGCGCCGTAGTCCGGATATTACGGTTGGTGCTATCAGGGTTCAGCCTTACCACGAATTTGCCCGCAATCTGGCCGTGCCAACCAACCTCAACCTGGTTCACCTGAAACCATTGAGGGGAACGGCGCTATTCGCTTTCGAACCTAGCTTAGTTTATATCGCCGTTGATAACCTGTTTGGGGGGGATGGCCGTTTTCCAACCAAAGTGGAAGGTCGTGAATTTACCTATACCGAACAGCGGATCATTAACCGGATGCTGAAACTGGCACTGGATGCCTATCGTGATGCCTGGGATTCTATCTTTAAACTTGAAGTGGAATACGTGCGTTCCGAGACGCAGGTGAAATTCACCAATATCACCACTTCACCGAATGACATCGTGGTAACGACACCGTTCCAGGTAGAGATCGGGGCATTGACCGGGGAATTCAATATCTGTATTCCTTTTGCCATGATCGAGCCTCTGCGCGAGCGCCTGACCAATCCCCCTGTGGAAAATGTGCGTCAGGAAGAGAGCCAGTGGCGTGAAAGTTTAGTGAAGCAAGTTCAACATTCAGAATTAGAACTGGTGGCGAACTTTGTTGATATTCCTCTGCGGCTGTCAAAAATCCTTCAATTGAAAAGAGGCGATATCTTGCCGATTGAAAAACCTGAACGTCTGATCGTTCACGTTGATGGTGTGCCTGTGCTCACCAGTCAATATGGAACACTGAACGGGCAATATGCCCTGCGTGTTGAACACCTGATTAACCCTGTTTTAACTGCTCTGGATGAGGAAAAGCCCAATGAGTGA
- the fliN gene encoding flagellar motor switch protein FliN: MSDAKQPTDTSSTEDMWAEALEQQAAQQTSDGGASIFENLEAQDALAQLSDIDLIMDIPVKLSVELGRTKMTIKQLLRLSQGSVVPLDGLAGEPLDILINGYLIAQGEVVVVSDKYGIRITDIITPSERMRRLSR, encoded by the coding sequence ATGAGTGATGCTAAACAACCTACAGATACCAGCTCGACTGAAGATATGTGGGCAGAAGCGCTGGAACAACAGGCCGCACAGCAAACCTCTGACGGCGGCGCGTCAATATTTGAGAATCTGGAAGCGCAGGATGCGTTGGCCCAACTTTCCGATATTGATTTGATCATGGATATTCCTGTCAAGCTCTCTGTCGAGCTAGGCCGTACTAAAATGACCATCAAACAACTGTTGAGACTGTCACAAGGCTCAGTCGTTCCCCTTGATGGTTTAGCGGGAGAACCATTGGATATTCTGATTAATGGTTATTTGATCGCGCAGGGAGAAGTGGTTGTCGTATCGGATAAATACGGTATCCGTATCACAGATATCATCACTCCTTCTGAACGCATGCGTCGCTTGAGTCGTTAA
- the fliO gene encoding flagellar biosynthetic protein FliO produces the protein MMANQPSVHTSFQLGAASDAAPVNTAASHAHVNMIKQTGNSDPLPASQTLMQVSSALGGILLLIFFITWLVRRLGFSPAKSRNHRLLNVKASCALGPKERVVVVEVEDNWLVLGVTAQQISMLHQMPAPPDNVDKETALKSLPFGQMLKNTLQKKQK, from the coding sequence ATGATGGCGAACCAGCCTTCCGTTCATACTTCTTTTCAACTGGGTGCGGCATCTGATGCTGCACCTGTTAACACGGCAGCCAGCCATGCCCATGTGAATATGATCAAACAGACCGGCAATAGTGATCCTCTTCCAGCCAGCCAAACGTTGATGCAAGTCAGCAGTGCCCTGGGGGGGATTTTATTGCTGATTTTCTTCATAACATGGTTAGTTCGTCGTTTGGGTTTTTCCCCTGCCAAAAGCAGAAATCATCGTTTGCTAAACGTTAAGGCAAGCTGCGCCCTTGGACCGAAAGAGCGGGTTGTGGTGGTAGAAGTCGAGGATAACTGGCTGGTTTTGGGAGTCACCGCCCAACAGATCAGTATGCTGCATCAAATGCCGGCACCGCCTGACAACGTGGACAAGGAAACTGCACTCAAATCGCTACCATTTGGGCAGATGCTAAAAAATACACTCCAGAAAAAGCAAAAATAA
- the fliP gene encoding flagellar type III secretion system pore protein FliP (The bacterial flagellar biogenesis protein FliP forms a type III secretion system (T3SS)-type pore required for flagellar assembly.), with product MRLTTLFMALLLPLFPMNAAAEFPGIISQPLANGGQSWSLPVQTLIFITALGFIPAALLMMTSFTRIIIVLGLLRNALGTPSAPPNQVMLGLALFMTFFIMAPVFDKVYQNAYLPYSEDKITLEVALDQGAKPLRQFMLRQTRENDLALFARLADQGAFETADSVPMRVLVPAFITSELKTAFQIGFTLFIPFLIIDLVVASVLMALGMMMVPPATISLPFKLMLFVLVDGWQLLLGSLAQSFYV from the coding sequence ATGCGTTTGACGACTCTGTTTATGGCGCTCTTGCTGCCACTGTTCCCCATGAACGCGGCGGCTGAGTTTCCTGGTATCATCAGTCAGCCCCTGGCCAATGGCGGACAAAGTTGGTCATTGCCAGTCCAAACCCTGATTTTCATCACGGCACTGGGGTTTATCCCTGCGGCCTTGCTAATGATGACCAGCTTTACCCGCATCATCATTGTACTGGGTTTGCTGCGCAATGCGCTGGGAACACCTTCAGCGCCCCCTAATCAGGTGATGTTGGGTTTGGCGTTGTTTATGACTTTTTTCATTATGGCGCCGGTGTTCGACAAAGTGTACCAGAACGCTTATCTGCCCTACAGTGAGGATAAAATCACCCTGGAAGTCGCACTGGATCAGGGAGCCAAGCCTTTGCGCCAATTCATGTTACGCCAGACACGGGAAAATGACCTGGCACTGTTTGCCCGCCTTGCCGATCAGGGTGCATTTGAAACCGCAGATTCTGTTCCAATGCGCGTGCTCGTTCCCGCGTTTATTACCAGTGAATTGAAAACCGCGTTCCAGATTGGCTTTACGCTTTTCATTCCGTTCCTGATCATCGATCTGGTTGTTGCCAGTGTTTTGATGGCATTGGGGATGATGATGGTTCCGCCTGCGACCATTTCACTGCCGTTCAAACTTATGCTGTTTGTTTTGGTTGATGGTTGGCAACTCTTGCTGGGTTCATTAGCACAAAGTTTTTATGTTTAG
- the fliQ gene encoding flagellar biosynthesis protein FliQ, whose translation MTPESVMALGVEAMKVALALAAPPLLSALISGLIISLLQAATQVNEMTLSFIPKILAVFVTIVTAGPWMLNLLLDYMRTLFSSIPAIIG comes from the coding sequence ATGACTCCAGAATCGGTAATGGCCCTCGGTGTTGAAGCAATGAAAGTGGCGTTAGCACTGGCCGCCCCTCCTCTCTTATCGGCCTTAATTAGTGGCTTGATCATCAGCTTATTACAGGCGGCAACCCAGGTAAACGAGATGACCTTATCGTTTATTCCAAAAATCCTGGCCGTTTTCGTGACTATCGTCACTGCCGGACCATGGATGTTAAATTTGTTGCTGGATTACATGCGTACCCTGTTTAGCAGTATTCCGGCTATTATCGGTTAG
- the fliR gene encoding flagellar biosynthetic protein FliR — protein MIPFDSETLSRLVSDFFWPMVRLLALFSTAPIFSEKQIPIKVKMGLALAITALLVPTLPSSQIPIFSVAGIWVLIQQVLIGMALGLTMQIAFAVVRHAGEVLGLQMGLSFATFFDPTGGPNMPILARILNMMMMLLFLAFDGHLWLLSILADTFYSIPVQSTQLNPKGFLLLSQSASLIFINGMMLAMPMITLLLVLNFSLGMLNRMTPQLSVFVVGFPLTLTVGIFTLSLLFPTLVPFTERLFGEMFDQLAIIIHELVR, from the coding sequence ATGATCCCATTTGATAGCGAAACACTTTCCCGCCTCGTCAGTGATTTTTTCTGGCCCATGGTGCGCCTGCTGGCTTTGTTCAGCACAGCTCCCATTTTCAGTGAAAAACAGATACCGATAAAAGTTAAAATGGGCTTGGCGTTAGCGATCACCGCGTTACTGGTTCCAACCCTTCCCTCCTCTCAAATTCCGATTTTTTCTGTTGCCGGCATTTGGGTTTTGATCCAACAAGTATTGATTGGTATGGCCCTGGGATTGACCATGCAGATCGCCTTTGCCGTAGTGCGTCATGCTGGTGAAGTGCTCGGTTTACAAATGGGACTGTCATTCGCCACATTTTTTGATCCCACGGGTGGGCCGAATATGCCTATCTTAGCCCGCATCCTCAATATGATGATGATGTTGCTGTTCCTGGCTTTTGACGGGCATTTATGGCTATTATCGATTCTGGCCGATACATTTTATTCTATTCCTGTTCAATCAACCCAATTGAACCCAAAGGGGTTTTTATTGCTATCCCAAAGTGCCAGCCTGATTTTTATTAATGGCATGATGTTAGCAATGCCAATGATTACCCTGCTTTTAGTCCTGAACTTTTCTCTGGGTATGTTAAACCGCATGACACCACAACTTTCTGTATTTGTAGTCGGTTTTCCATTAACTCTGACAGTGGGGATTTTCACGCTTTCCCTGTTATTTCCAACATTGGTGCCATTCACTGAGCGGTTATTTGGAGAGATGTTTGACCAGTTAGCGATAATTATTCATGAACTGGTACGGTAG